Within the Pieris napi chromosome 10, ilPieNapi1.2, whole genome shotgun sequence genome, the region TAGCTTAGGTAtcgtacaaatatttaattacatatttaaaaaactccTTCAGTTCGTACATAATACAGCTTTTACTTTAAGATCTATGGCGaacttaaattttaagtaaccgTTTAATCTTCAGCGACTCCTACTAGTTTTAACAGGTTAAAAGTTTACTAGTTTTAACCTTTAACCACAAAATTTTTTAAGTtctaacactcgctcgtacggtgaagaaaacatcgtgaggaaaccgtatCTCAAATCCAGAAATTGATATATGTctgacagaaggctgatcctacttatctatgaaataaaaatgatcaaagaaacggatgcaatcTGTCGAGACCTATTTAGggttgtattattattaattttgaggTATGAGGAGTTACTAGTGATAAATGCCTTCTAtgacgatttaaaaaaattctatatgtAACTAGCAGAccagccaagcgttgctgtggctgaggttttagttatattacatagtagcaaactatttaagggaaacggtaggagaacaccagtcatggggaacaccatgcttttttggtagttatgccattaaattgtagcttatgtgaaacgttgttactttcaacacagcgccatctgatAGAATTGTgacaatcaaataataaacaaatattttgcaataaaataatatgcgggtataaattgagatgtaagctatcctatcttttaagttggatcaaactacacacggtgtgcaaatgtgattgatatcggttcggtagtttaggagtatataatatatatattaagatagtcaacaaaaaaactatttaactcATGTCGTAAAATTCACTAGTTATCAAGTCAGTCAAGtgcataataaaatacaatttgtcTTCACTAACCTGTAGGTTAAACACATTTCAaactacaattaaaatataagtacatatgtattactttcgtaaaacaatattatgtcAAAATAATTCTTGATAGGATGCtgtaactttaaatatataacttcaTTCCTACTTTCAGGCAaggttaaaaaattatgtatcaaAAATCTAACCTTTAACTTAAAATCATTCATAGACGATAGAATCAATAACTTACAAATTCCTTCTTATCGGGCGTGAGTGATTTGGTGACACACTTCAAATTCCATATGGGACACAAAATTCTTCCAACATAAATGTATAGGCCGTTGTGCTTAGCGCTGTATTCTATTTGGAAATCTCTTGGCTGACTCATGTTCCCCACAAATGACGATTGGTTGAAGGCCGTCTGACTGACATTCTGGTATGGAGACATCATGGATTGATTGCCCGATTGATTCATTTGTTGGAAGGATTGAACCTGCGGCCTCATTTCTTGCGGTCTAGACATTGGTGTTGACATTTGGCGAGGTGAGAATTTTGGTGATCCTGGAAAGagattatgaatttaaaacatatttaataacaaatagaaatataatttgtctAATACTTGTAATAgtataagaatttttattaagaaaaatatgtttttttaattatattgagAATTTTAACGGTATTCATGATATTTTAGATACCATGGCCCCCAAAAGACAATACAATTCAAAaacttcaaataataatagtgcTAAAAGCTACCTATGCTAGGTCCCTGTGAGATCTGATGCGACTGAAGCGGCGCAGGCGCAGCTTGGGTTCCGTAAATGAAGAACGCTCGCGATGCCCACTCACTTATGGTGAGGTCGCCACTTGTGGCTTCTTCGCACGCGAGATACAATGCGCACGCGCAAGCCTGATCGTAGCCTTGTAGCTGAAGATGAAATTAATCTCtattaagacatttttttaccaaaaaaatataccaatattttaattcatgtccattacaaaaacaaaaacgtcaaaaaatataccTGAAACAAGTCTTTAACAGGCTGTGCATCGGGTCCACGATAGTCCCTTAGCAAGGCCCGGAGAAGATCTGGTGGAGCACCGGCGCTTATGAGGGCGGCGCCCCACGCACTCACTACCGCCCAACGGGAGCCCGACCATGGGTCTGTTATATGGggtatattaatacatatttaaaaatgttatttgtgaaatgtgggtttagtttttttgtggtaaataaaatgtttaataattaaagtatgaaCACTTGGTAAAAACTGTTTTAGCAACTtttgtaagaatttttttatttaaatttaataaaattgtttccaTCTTGAATATGGAAcccaaacataaataaaaatatctaacaaattttaatcagcgtgtaaaaatcttaaaatatttatacttataaacCTAGTAaaagctattttaaaaataagaagacATCTGCATttatctgtttttattttatttgtgaatttgatttattgaacataatttatagcattttttttctccaaaaatcaaaagtaatttttaccTTTCTTAGCGAGTAGGGCAGGTGAGAGATGCGCCGCTTGTACCATGGGCAAGGCGGTAAGGGCCCACACTGGTCCATCAAGGGGGAGGAGAGAATGGGCTTCACTAAAGGCAGCTCCCCCCAAGGATCGGGACATACACCAGAGTGTCTCGGCTTCCCCACCACCAGTGGAGCAAATCATTACCAGAGTACCTGAGGAGTCAGTAATtcagtataaataaaagaaattaattttacatttgacTTTTGTCTAAATTCCGTTGGAATCAACTTTATAACCTAACATGGGAGACATTGCAAATATCTTAAGCAAAAAGATCTTATATGCCaaagaaaacatatttaatattctcaaaaataataaataattatatgtagcTTTGAAATTGGTAACAAACAGTTGGTGGTGGTAAAAAACAACATgggttttatatataattcaaacCATAACCAAAGTGATATACATGTCCATATAGCTATTCAAGTCATAAGGTATCAGTACATAAGTGCTTTAGGAAGGCACAAAATATTGATCAccaatatgtatgtaaaaatgAGCAATGGaccaaaaacataaataaacatacacataataacataaacactagctcatttattttaaaaataaaaaaaaaaccatagtAATTTTCTCACTGCAAAtaagtcaaaaaatatatttataataacatacCATTATCATATACAGCATTGTGGACTTGTTTCGGTTTCAGAACTGATGCATTTGGTGTGAAGCCTGGTGGAAACCTCACATGTAATAAAATGAGGTCCCGGGGCCTAGCTGGACCTCCTTGGTTGAcactaaaatgttaaaaatgcatttgaaaatatttcatactGAAGAAATTTGAACAGGCTGGTTGGGGGGAGCCGagtatgtaaaacaaaacacgattGTGCACTCCATTTGattgtgattttattttattatacagcaactcaaatgtaaaacaatgtctttcctaaatttaaaattatgggTTTAGGTTCTTTTTGTTCCTATATACCGTAGAGTTTTAGTAGCACATAGTAatgggatgagagttgcatgCTGAAACCACTACGCAACACTGCTTCGCTTCAACttcttacatatatttataacttacTCTTGACAACCAGTGCTAAAATATAATCTAGCTCCAGATTGTGTGATGGCAACTAGATTTAAATGTTCTGATTCACATTCCTCGACAGCAGATATTGCGATAACTGGCTTGAAGTTATTGGTTTCTACTGTTCTGAAAAACATAATGggttataattaacattacaaattatttctaataagACACTACTTATATAACATCAGTCATCATAGGTTCtccaattttgaatttggaaagCATAAGGTTTTTCTATAGGATTCAAACCATGGCGTAGGCTTTTAGCCTCCATAGCTGCGAAAGTagttaatatacattatataatctCTATTTGCCCCTGGGtgaagtaaaaaaaagaatgttaTGATAATGGAAGGACAATAATTTccttttattatacaaacagatttctatgaaaatacttgaggtaaaaaataatatgcaccaataatatttatttattataacatttaataatataaatgaaagtcAATAATTTAGATTATTAGCACTCACTTTACTACATCCAAAGCTGATGCAACAATTCGATTTTGTGTTAATCTTGTAATCTTGCTAATATCTTCACCGTCTTCACCAAGATCAAAAACTTCTATACAACCCTTCTCACTaagtgtatataaaatatgccGAGAATTATCAACTTCAATTTTAACTATAGGGTCTTCATCATACAATGCAGCATTAAGAAATGAAGGCACTAGGAATGAAAGGGCACTTGTTGaatggttaatttttttacaatgtttTCCAAACCAACCTAATTGTGCCTGTAAAAAAGAATTGTGCTATGGTAAAATAAATGAGATATTGCCAATATTAATAAGACTGCTATTTTTTGGATTTCATAAATGGTCTTTTGTCCTATTAAATCCTTTTATAAttgacatttaattaattcagtAAAGTTTTGATCAAttgaagtaaataaaataatctatgaGACATGTATGTGGGCAGAAGTGTCTGCTCCATGTACAATTGTTCTACAATCATACCTGGTAAGTTATTTCATAAAGACATCCATCCTTTCCGCCCATAAAAATTCTTCCTCTGCAGGTCGATTTAACACATAACATTGAAATTCCATCAGTTGGTAACACAAACACCGGTTCAGGAACTAAATGTATTTCTTCAAACTCAGAAGATCCATCTTGTTTATTACTTGAAAATGTTACacctgtaaaaaaattatttaattacaaagagTAAATACATGCTAGCTAAgcttttcatttaaaaccAGAATTCATAAAACAGAAGGGATGTGCATTGTGCacattttataacaatatagtattgtttagaagcgcggcatccaaaattaaaataaccatgatgatcgccaaccttcgcaaggagatggcactataagaagatgtgatattttatattagtatgGGATGGgtaataatggctaatttctGTTTGTTGAATTACACTTATAGACCAAggaaaataacattaatttatattcttgtTTTTGTCATCATATTTTTCAAACACTCACCTAATACTACAATTTCCACTGTTGTAGTTAGAACCAAGAGGTATTTTACAAAACTTTGAAATACACCTGGCTTTGGTTTGACTAGGCCCACACTTACTATTGTTTCCCCCAAACCATCGAAATATGCTACATCACTGCCATGTTCAAAAGcccaaacataaatattactgTCTATAGCTAACCACACTCTGCTTATTTCTGGAAATACACCCATCAAGCAATGGCACTGCATGTCTGTTTTTATGTTAAGGAATTTAAAGTGAAATGTCCTAGAAGACAATAAGTtatctttttgttttaaatttctataggttttaagttattgaaatataatgtttttatatggcttaaaataaaaataataaagccattataaaatattaatattgattattttaagacaTATAATAtgaagtatgtttaattaagtgttgtcttttattatttaaaggatACGAGCAAAGTGTTCCATTATTTCTGGTGGCAGTGGAACTTTGTTCAAAATCTTTAATTGGGATAAAGTGGAATGATTTAATAAAGCTGCTAGATTTCTGTAGTCACCAGCGTTTAGGCCACTACATGTTGGAGTACCTTGTACTGCTATACCAGTTATCTAAAAATTTTAACgagattaatttattaataatttaacaaacagagttattattgaatatttctTATACGAAGTAATAAGTAAAATCATACCTCAAGAAAAGAAGGGCGGGAATTATCACAAGTTATGTACCGATCGAGTGTACACCCCGCCAGTTCTAAAGACTCCAGCTGCATTTTACTGTTTTCAGGTTTTCTAATTACTTCGCTATTACTAATTATACTCGGCATCTAAGGGTAAGAattttataacataacatCACAAGGTAAACacaaattcaaacaaaaattagGTTATTTTCCCAATTCCAATCTGTCaaattatttgacaaaagttttacaatttatgGCTTTTCAGTTTGCACCAACCTTTTTAAATGTTTCCAAAAAGCTATTGCAAACTTTATATCACTAAccacttataattaaataataaaaagtttataattcCCATCTATTGGTAAATTAGAAGACTTTGCACAGTAAAAGAATAAGACATCAAAGGCACGGACTAcgaagtaaatataaatttaattcataaaatatttaacggcTCCTGCGACTTGCGACTCCACagatagtttaaaaaaatatgtatgtcaaTTGTCAGCTTGTTTCCAATCGGCATAGAGTATGGAAGTTTATACAGAACATGAACTCTGTTTTAGACATTTTTGGTTCAAAgcgtcaaaaataaatttgtctcTATTGCTACAGTACAATTGCATTATATAAAAGACAAATTTAGTTGATgctaaaagtcaaaaatcatttaatcatataggcaacacaatgtacacttatttatgaacgtcaaaaaaaaaagaaatgtatatgaaatgcttctaactttacatttagttctcaaatcaactctcctccactctttttaatcgccatgttttttaacacaacgtttgtaaggagctgcaaccattataccatgttccacatgacatcttaagtaattaatattaataacataaattaaaaacaaagctCTATCAGCaagaggcatggtgaaataggagcacgcacttacattctcgtgcgaacaacacgcaaacacatagtcgaaataactaacatcaccgcatacacgaaatcaagtacgaccagtcaccacaagtagcacccgttcacgagtctgacgcatggccagccatcggccccctcgccatattttagggagagagacaacccgacgcatggatgCCACCACAAGTAATGACATTTAAGtgagcatgacgatccttgaaatgtgaacttggctacataggaaaataataataatactacttatagtgaaataattttataccacatggatcacggtttgttcccactttacattaaaacagtcgtggatgttgacgatcgccccAGAGACTGGAGatgcaaattttattatattattttttacattgatagtaactgtattcggtatattttctaattatgaattagttcgtttttattatactaataaaaattaccagAGGTTTGTAAGAAAATGacatacttatatattatactaatataaataCTTCAGTTTTCAGcgttattgaaaaaaatatattttctccGTTTGACGCGCGAGTGAAACCGCtgtcaattaattaaagagGGCCCAAAATTGGGCTTCATTTTATAATCGCTCCTTAGATATAGGAGGCAAAATACGACGACTTAATGAACTTTAAtagggaaataaatacaaaactcagataaaacaaaatttgttcTATTAAAACATTCAAATAAGTCTAAATTGTACTATtagctaattatttaaaacaatatcttcGTTTATTAACAACTCTCCTTGGGGACCATTGAACAATTCGCCCTCAGTAGCAATGAGTCGGCCTCTCAAGAACGTATGGATCACTTTCCCTTGGAGTACTCTATACATATAGGGACTGATctagaaaaaaacaatttctgtgtaacaaaatatttgtatatgatATGTAAGCGCTTTAGAGAGTAGATTACttgaaatgtattaatatgtattgaaATTAGGACATTTATGACATTTATTTCTATCACCATAGAGAAACTA harbors:
- the LOC125053032 gene encoding nuclear pore complex protein Nup154 — protein: MPSIISNSEVIRKPENSKMQLESLELAGCTLDRYITCDNSRPSFLEITGIAVQGTPTCSGLNAGDYRNLAALLNHSTLSQLKILNKVPLPPEIMEHFAHMQCHCLMGVFPEISRVWLAIDSNIYVWAFEHGSDVAYFDGLGETIVSVGLVKPKPGVFQSFVKYLLVLTTTVEIVVLGVTFSSNKQDGSSEFEEIHLVPEPVFVLPTDGISMLCVKSTCRGRIFMGGKDGCLYEITYQAQLGWFGKHCKKINHSTSALSFLVPSFLNAALYDEDPIVKIEVDNSRHILYTLSEKGCIEVFDLGEDGEDISKITRLTQNRIVASALDVVKTVETNNFKPVIAISAVEECESEHLNLVAITQSGARLYFSTGCQDVNQGGPARPRDLILLHVRFPPGFTPNASVLKPKQVHNAVYDNGTLVMICSTGGGEAETLWCMSRSLGGAAFSEAHSLLPLDGPVWALTALPMVQAAHLSPALLAKKDPWSGSRWAVVSAWGAALISAGAPPDLLRALLRDYRGPDAQPVKDLFQLQGYDQACACALYLACEEATSGDLTISEWASRAFFIYGTQAAPAPLQSHQISQGPSIGSPKFSPRQMSTPMSRPQEMRPQVQSFQQMNQSGNQSMMSPYQNVSQTAFNQSSFVGNMSQPRDFQIEYSAKHNGLYIYVGRILCPIWNLKCVTKSLTPDKKEFMSSKVTGEDCAFIVKKLQRVSSFMQRVVAPPHSDEHASIHALKIFITMAIEMLSLWKVLCEHQFHVVAASLPPEQQQALQAACFRELLVGGQEVACLLLGSLVAGYLRDNASVDGISQKLRQLCPSLYRQEDATCSKANELLIFAKQQKNSAEREEMLQQALKLCKDVAPNVNLPLVCSKLLSAGFYAGIVELCVTCASKIDPQDRAIYYYKSDQPSQDREGHLLYYKRMEIYREVCTALERLYERSAEGNSESSPQRAHAQTTDALLTMSPADANYQGRKLVSECLSRDDELLHVAIYEWLISKNLGAELVTLSGVAPASLRTYLTAAARQASGRTALLLLDLLWKVLEKAGDHLAAAEVLEGLATRPGTGANLSQRMSWLSAGVVCVRGAGGAGGELVRRLEEASEVGRVQVAVRAAAKSPPVPPALLHRLDDELLDITQLYEEYADRYNLWECKLAIVQCSGHNDALLVENIWSNILGEAENAARSLLSPDEKLSSVLSKLTTLGREYVNSGHCFPLYFIVRQLEILSCKIQAEKSMVFKTILNIGVSLEQVLDIYVKLVSVNERVWLGCGDESHVCGVAVLLLQQARSEVANLPAAPRRRALARCKDLHEAALSALQSRSNTQVLIDKITVAQAHLDRMD